The following nucleotide sequence is from Methylocella tundrae.
GCCGCCCATCGCCGGAAACACTACGAACACGATATAGACGATGGCGGCGATGGTCTGCAGCGTCAGAACCGCGGCGAGGGCGGGGCCAAGGCCGCCAAGCGTCCAGAGCTGCATGCTCATCAAGGACATCGCGAGAAAGACGTTGAGCGCGAGATCGGAGACGAGCGCGAGCGAACGCGTGCGCGCCGGCCACTGCAATCGCGGCAGCAGTCGCGGCGTGATGTTGGTGATTGCGATGGCGGTCAACAGGCATGCGACGAACAGGGGCAGCTTCAATCCGAGCCCGACGAGCGCTTCATGGACGATAAAGCCGATGAGTATCGCCACATTGAGGATCAGCACGGTCCACAACAGGCTGATATGGTTCAAATCGTCTTTGGCTTCCTCGTCGGGAAGTCCGAACATGGGCGCGGCGTCCTCGAGGCCGTGGAGCTTATGGCGCGAAATCAGAAAGCGCGCGACAGGGCCGCCGATGAGGCTTGCGATCACAAGGCCGAGCGTGGCGGCGGCGGCGCCGATCTCCATGGCGTTGGCCAGTCCAAATCGCTGGGCGATCAGCGGCGCCCACGCGATGGCGGTCCCATGCCCTCCGATGAGCGACGCCGAGCCGAGCAGAACAGTAATTCCCGCGGGCAGGCCGAGCGCCGTGGCGCTTCCGGCGGCGATGAGGTTCTGGATCACGAGGAATACGAGCGTCAGCCCCAACAGGATGAGCAGGGGGCGACCGCCCACGAGGAGATCCCCCAGCTTGGCGTTGAGACCGATGCCAGTGAAGAAATAAAGGAGAAGCATGTCGCGGGCGTCGAGATCGAAAATGATTTCGAGTCCGAACGCCTCATGTGCGACGAGCGTCGCGAGGGCCGCGAGCAAGCCGCCGGTTACGGCGTCCGGAATGCTCCAGCGCCGAAGCGGGGCGATCAGGCGGTTCAGCCCGGCGCCAACAAAGAAGACGATGATCGAAATTGTGAAGGTGAGAAAGCCGGGGGCTTCGAGCGTCGTCATCGAAAGTCCGTGAGCGCGACGAGGTCGTCTGGACGAGATTAAACGCCAGAAGACGCCCGCGATGGGGCCAAGCAGCGAGAGCGAAGCTTAGTTTCTGGAACTTTGCAACCCTCGAAAGGCAAAGTTGCCGGGGTCGCGCCGGCCGCCTTGGCAGTCTGATTAGCAGCTTGAAAGGCAAAGCTTATCGAGTCTATATGTGGAGCTTCAGGAGTCGAAGGAGATCGACGGTGGTCGAACAACCCCGAACCTCGCCAGACGCATCCGACCATAATTCGCCAAATCTTATTTCACATTTAACCTATTCCACGAAAGATCTTCCTGAACAGGAACAATTCGGTGGATGGCGCGAGTTTATTTCCTCAACAGTAGATCTTTCCCTTCTCGAACCGCGCGATCAGGGATTTGAAGCTGAGCAGCAGGTCTGGGACCTTGGTCGTTTCGCGCTTACGCGGGCGACCATGCCGCGCGGCGTTTCACGCACATGGCGCCATCTCGATAAGGACCCGCTCGATCACTGGTGCCTCGTGGTGGTGGTGCAAAACTCCGGCGCCGGCCATGCCGGCCGCGAGGAGCCGCGGCTGATTGGATTTCGCTCGCTGGGGCGTCCTTTTGAAGGCGCGGCGGCGGATTCCGACGTACTCTCTCTGTTCGTCCCCCGCGATGTCTTCCGAGGCATGACGGACATGATTGACGCGGCGGACAATGTCATTCCGGATGCGGGCCTTGGCGCGGTTCTGGCTGACTTCGTGGTCTCGCTCCAGCGTCGACTCCCCGGCATGACGCGGGCGGAATTGCCGCAGATCGATGAAGCGACCCGCTCCATCATCATGGCTTGCCTCGCGCCGACGCTCGATCACAGGGCGGCCGCGCAGAATGCGATCGCCACGACCTTGCTGGAGCGGGCGCGCCAGATCATCGAAGCCAATCTCGGCTCGCCCGATCTCGGGGCGGACCTTTTATGCCGTTCGCTTGGCGTTTCCCGCTCGCGGCTCTATCGCCTTTTCGAGCCTTCGGGCGGCGTCGCGCACGCGGTCCAGCGCCAGCGTCTGCAGAAAGCGCATGAACGGCTCTCCGATCGCCGCAATGATCGCCCGATCGTGCAGATTGCGGAGGGGCTTGGTTTTAGCGACGCCTCCGGATTCAGCCGATCCTTCAAAAAAGAATTCGGTTATAGCCCCAGCGCGGCGCGCGCCGCCGGCGTGATTGGTCTGCCCGCGCCGCAGGCGGGAAGGCGTGCGTGGCCCGCAGCGACGGGCAAACTTGGCGATGTTCTGCGGGGTCTTCATGTCTGACGGCCCATGCGGCTCACTCCCATTGCGGTCAATGTTTGCGCTAGGATTTGGGATTTTAGGCCTAGCAATGGGATTTGATGCTCATCCCACGCCGGGCCCGGAAAGCTATAACCGGCGCGTTGCAGCGCCGCGCGCCGGCTGCTCCTGATGATTTGAGATATTCCAGTTAGAGGACGGCACTTTGGCCCGCACTATCTCTCCTAAAACAAGACGCGGCCTGGCGTTCGCGCTGCTGGCCTCGCCGGCGTTCGCGCTGCTTCTTGCCGGGTGCAAGCAGGAGAGGGAAGCCAAAGCTCCAGAGCCGCGGCCTGTGCGAACCGTGACCGTCGAAAAGAGCGAAGTCGGCGAAACCGTCGTGCTGACCGGACAAATCCTGGCCGAGAACGAGGCCTCGCTCGCCTTTCGCATCGGGGGCCGCATCATCGAACGATTGGCCGGCGTCGGCGATCATGTCGAACCTGATCAGGTGCTGGCGAAACTCGATCCGCAGAACGAGATAAACGCCCTGCGCTCCGCGCAGGCCGCTCTGTCCGCCGCGCAGGGACAATTGGTGCAGGCCCGAAACACCTTCGATCGCCAGAATACCTTGTTGCAGCGCGGGTTTACGACCAAGGTCCTGTTCGATCAGGCGGAGCAGGGGCTGCGCACGGCGCAGTCCCAGGTCGATGATGCGCACGCGCAGCTGCATATCGCCGAGGATCGCGTAAGCTATACGGAGCTCAAGGCGAATGTGACAGGTTCGATCACCGCCAGAGGCGCCGAGTCGGGCGAAGTGGTGCAGCCGGGGCAAATGATCTTCCAGGTCGCCCGGCAGGACGGGCGCGACGCCGTATTTGACGTGCCGGCCCAGGTGATACGATCCGCGCCGCCGAATCCGAAAGTCATCGTGACCTTGACCGATGATCCGTCCGTGACGGCGCAGGGTCGCGTGCGGCAGGTCGATCCGCAGGCCGACCCCGTCACCCGCACGTTCCGGGTGCGCGTCAGCCTGATCGACACGCCGCCCGCGATGCGGCTCGGCGCGACGGTGACCGGGCGTATGCAACTGGAGTCGGCGCCCGGCATCTCGATTCCGGCGAGCGCCCTCACGAATAGCGATCGCCAGCCCGCCGTCTGGATCGTTGATCCCTCGAACCTCACCGTTTCGCTGCGCAACGTCGACGTGCAGCGTTTCGATCCTGGATCGGTCGTCGTTTCGCAAGGGCTCGAAGGCGGCGAGATTGTCGTCACCGCCGGGGTGCAGGCGCTTCATCCGGGTCAGAAGATCCGTCTTCTGGGGTCGGCGTCGTAATGGGTCCCAATCTCTCCGAATGGGCGCTGAAGCATAAGTCATTCGTCATCTTCATGATGATCGCGGTGACTGTCGCCGGACTTGCCTCCTACTTCCGGCTTGGCCGCAGCGAGGACCCGGCTTTCACTTTCCGGACGATGATCGTGCAGGCCTCCTGGCCCGGCGCGACGCTCGACGAAACGCTGCAGCAGGTCACGGAACGGCTCGAGCGCAAGCTGCAAGAGACCAAAGGTCTTGATTTCCTGCGCAGCTACACGAAGCCCGGCCTTACGACGATCTTCGTTACTCTCAAGGGATCGACGACAGCCGCCGAAGTGCCGGACATCTGGTATCAGGTCCGCAAAAACGTCGGCGATATTCGCCACACCCTCCCGGTCGGGGTCATCGGCCCCGGGTTCAACGACGATTTCGGCGACACCTATGGGCTGATCTACGCCTTTACCGCGGACGGCTTCACTCATCGTGAGCTGCGTGACTATGTCGAGGACATTCGCTCGCGCTTGCTGCAGGTTCCGGACGTCTCGAAAATCGATATCCTCGGCGCGCAGGACGAGCAGATCTTCGTTGAATTCTCGATCCAACAGCTTGCAGGGCTCGGCATCGACCGGGCGGCTTTGATCGCGGCCTTGCGGGCGCAGAACGCGGTGAGCCCGTCAGGCTCCATCCAGACCGGCGCCGAAAAGCTTTCGCTCCGGGTTTCCGGCGCCTTTCGCTCCGAACAAGACATTCTCGACGTCAACTTTCTGTCGAACGGCCGGATGATCCGGCTGCGCGATATCGCCGAGGTGCGCCGCGCCTTTTCCGACCCGCCGCAACCGATGTTCCGCGTCAACGGCAAGCCGGCGATCGGCCTCGCCATAGCGATGCGCGATGGCGGCGACATTCTGGCGCTCGGCCGCAACGTGAAAACTGCGATCAATCAGACGGTCGCCGATCTGCCGCTCGGCATCGACGCGACGCTTGTGTCCGATCAGCCGGTCGTCGTCAAAACCGCCATCGGCGAATTCATGGAATCGCTCTGGCAGGCGATCGCCATTATCATGGCGGTGAGCATCGTCAGCCTCGGCTTCCGGCCCGGCGCGGTCGTGGCGCTCTCGATTCCGCTGACGATGGCGATCATTTTCCCGATTATGGAATTTCTCGGCATCGACCTCCAGCGCATTTCCCTCGGGGCGCTGATCATCGCGCTCGGCCTTCTGGTCGATGACGCGATGACCACCGTCGACGTCATGACATCGCGTCTCGCGCAGGGCGACAGCAAGGAGCAGGCGGCGACTTTCGCCTATAAGACGCTGGCGTTCCCCATGCTCACGGGATCGTTCGTCACCGCCGCCGGCTTTGTTCCGATCGGTTTCGCGCGCAGCGCCGCGGGGGAATATACCTTCTCGATTTTCGCCGTCGTAACCATCGCGCTGATCGTTTCCTGGTTCGTCGCCGTTCTGTTCGCGCCTTTGCTTGGCGTCGCCCTTCTCAAGAAGCCGGCGGCTGGGGCCCCCGAGAAACAAGGCCTGGTCCTGCGCATTTTCCGCAGCATTCTTCTTGGCGCGATGCGGATGCGCTGGCTCACCATCGCCGTGACGCTGGCCTGTTTCGTCGCTTCCATCCTGGCGATGCCCTATGTGCCGCGGCAGTTTTTTCCGGCATCCGACCGCCCGGAGCTCGTCGTCGATCTCACGCTGCCGCAAAACGCGTCGATCTTCGCCAGCGATGAAGCCGCGGCGAAACTCGATGCGATGTTGAAGGGTGATCCCGACGTCGCCAGCTGGAGCACCTATGTCGGACGCGGAGCCATCCGCTTCTATCTTCCGCTCAATGTGCAATTGGCCAATGACTTCTTCTCGCAGGCCGTCGTCGTCGCCAAGGATGTGGCGGCGCGCGATCGGCTTCATGCGAAATTGGAGAAGGAGCTCGCCGAGCAGCTGCCGAGCGCCGTCACCCGGGTGTCGCCGCTGGAGCTTGGGCCGCCTGTCGGCTGGCCGGTGCAATACAGGGTCAGCGGCCCGGACATCGAGCAGGTGCGCGCGATCGCCTTGCGGCTTGCTCAGGCAATGGGCGCGGATGCGCATGTCAAAGAGGTCAACTTTGACTGGATCGAGCCGTCGCGGCAGGTTCGCATCAAGATCGATCAGGATCAGGCGCGGCTTCTGGGCCTGAGCTCGCAGGCGCTCG
It contains:
- the gltS gene encoding sodium/glutamate symporter encodes the protein MTTLEAPGFLTFTISIIVFFVGAGLNRLIAPLRRWSIPDAVTGGLLAALATLVAHEAFGLEIIFDLDARDMLLLYFFTGIGLNAKLGDLLVGGRPLLILLGLTLVFLVIQNLIAAGSATALGLPAGITVLLGSASLIGGHGTAIAWAPLIAQRFGLANAMEIGAAAATLGLVIASLIGGPVARFLISRHKLHGLEDAAPMFGLPDEEAKDDLNHISLLWTVLILNVAILIGFIVHEALVGLGLKLPLFVACLLTAIAITNITPRLLPRLQWPARTRSLALVSDLALNVFLAMSLMSMQLWTLGGLGPALAAVLTLQTIAAIVYIVFVVFPAMGGDYEAAVIAAGFSGISLGATPTAIANMTAITKAHGAAPTAFIILPLVSAFFIDIANATAIGVLVR
- a CDS encoding helix-turn-helix domain-containing protein, producing MVEQPRTSPDASDHNSPNLISHLTYSTKDLPEQEQFGGWREFISSTVDLSLLEPRDQGFEAEQQVWDLGRFALTRATMPRGVSRTWRHLDKDPLDHWCLVVVVQNSGAGHAGREEPRLIGFRSLGRPFEGAAADSDVLSLFVPRDVFRGMTDMIDAADNVIPDAGLGAVLADFVVSLQRRLPGMTRAELPQIDEATRSIIMACLAPTLDHRAAAQNAIATTLLERARQIIEANLGSPDLGADLLCRSLGVSRSRLYRLFEPSGGVAHAVQRQRLQKAHERLSDRRNDRPIVQIAEGLGFSDASGFSRSFKKEFGYSPSAARAAGVIGLPAPQAGRRAWPAATGKLGDVLRGLHV
- a CDS encoding efflux RND transporter periplasmic adaptor subunit → MSPKTRRGLAFALLASPAFALLLAGCKQEREAKAPEPRPVRTVTVEKSEVGETVVLTGQILAENEASLAFRIGGRIIERLAGVGDHVEPDQVLAKLDPQNEINALRSAQAALSAAQGQLVQARNTFDRQNTLLQRGFTTKVLFDQAEQGLRTAQSQVDDAHAQLHIAEDRVSYTELKANVTGSITARGAESGEVVQPGQMIFQVARQDGRDAVFDVPAQVIRSAPPNPKVIVTLTDDPSVTAQGRVRQVDPQADPVTRTFRVRVSLIDTPPAMRLGATVTGRMQLESAPGISIPASALTNSDRQPAVWIVDPSNLTVSLRNVDVQRFDPGSVVVSQGLEGGEIVVTAGVQALHPGQKIRLLGSAS
- a CDS encoding efflux RND transporter permease subunit, which codes for MGPNLSEWALKHKSFVIFMMIAVTVAGLASYFRLGRSEDPAFTFRTMIVQASWPGATLDETLQQVTERLERKLQETKGLDFLRSYTKPGLTTIFVTLKGSTTAAEVPDIWYQVRKNVGDIRHTLPVGVIGPGFNDDFGDTYGLIYAFTADGFTHRELRDYVEDIRSRLLQVPDVSKIDILGAQDEQIFVEFSIQQLAGLGIDRAALIAALRAQNAVSPSGSIQTGAEKLSLRVSGAFRSEQDILDVNFLSNGRMIRLRDIAEVRRAFSDPPQPMFRVNGKPAIGLAIAMRDGGDILALGRNVKTAINQTVADLPLGIDATLVSDQPVVVKTAIGEFMESLWQAIAIIMAVSIVSLGFRPGAVVALSIPLTMAIIFPIMEFLGIDLQRISLGALIIALGLLVDDAMTTVDVMTSRLAQGDSKEQAATFAYKTLAFPMLTGSFVTAAGFVPIGFARSAAGEYTFSIFAVVTIALIVSWFVAVLFAPLLGVALLKKPAAGAPEKQGLVLRIFRSILLGAMRMRWLTIAVTLACFVASILAMPYVPRQFFPASDRPELVVDLTLPQNASIFASDEAAAKLDAMLKGDPDVASWSTYVGRGAIRFYLPLNVQLANDFFSQAVVVAKDVAARDRLHAKLEKELAEQLPSAVTRVSPLELGPPVGWPVQYRVSGPDIEQVRAIALRLAQAMGADAHVKEVNFDWIEPSRQVRIKIDQDQARLLGLSSQALAEVLNTVMTGTPITQVRDGIYLVNVVVRAKDEQRVSLSTLRALQLPLPNGRMVPLSQVATFDFDQEYPLIWRRQRVPTLTVQADVQAGATPETAVRSLAPVVQKLSESLPAGYHIDVGGTVEESAQSQASVFAKVPLMLFLMVLFLMAQLHSFSRLALVVSVVPMGLIGIVAALLISGRPLGFVAILGILALMGMIARNAVILIEQIETERAQGRDVWNAVVEGTLSRFRPIMLTAISTVLGFIPIAPTVFWGPMAFAIMGGLFVATMLTLIVLPALYVAMFRVKEPAHAEA